Proteins from a single region of Verrucomicrobia bacterium CG1_02_43_26:
- a CDS encoding thioredoxin, whose protein sequence is MASENIKELNDATFESALKEGGNKPIVVDFWAPWCGPCKALGPILEELAKELGDKAQICKVNVDDNVEIAGKFQIRAIPTIGIFKDGRMVDQIVGLATKTDLKIKIESFC, encoded by the coding sequence ATGGCTTCTGAAAATATCAAAGAACTCAATGACGCGACTTTTGAAAGCGCCCTTAAAGAAGGCGGCAACAAACCTATTGTAGTAGACTTCTGGGCACCATGGTGTGGCCCTTGTAAGGCTTTGGGCCCTATACTGGAAGAGCTTGCAAAAGAATTGGGGGATAAAGCCCAAATCTGCAAAGTCAATGTTGACGACAATGTAGAAATTGCCGGAAAGTTCCAGATACGCGCGATCCCCACCATAGGTATTTTTAAAGACGGCAGAATGGTTGACCAGATCGTTGGCTTAGCAACGAAGACAGACCTCAAAATCAAAATTGAGTCCTTCTGCTAA
- a CDS encoding chromosome segregation protein ScpA, which yields MAHPSIRLEVFEGPLDLLLFLIRRNEIDIYDIPIESLTKQYLETLYQLKQLDLDLAGDFFVMAATLMYIKSRMLLPAQESAAVEESEEEPSDPRWELVQQLIAYKKIKERAKDLDQLIQSKQDFLPRRVEEEQIPASLRPIKDIDHMDLWQAFNNVLHRLSEKIHIGQIHDEQVTVAEQMAYLLNRLNVQKEIYFSELIQEGFSFMRMVSTFLALLELTRMKKLCLEQDCNFADILCKKMDPDSNEA from the coding sequence ATGGCACACCCTTCGATAAGGCTAGAAGTCTTTGAAGGGCCGCTTGATCTATTGCTATTTTTGATCCGTAGAAACGAAATCGATATCTATGACATTCCGATTGAATCGCTCACCAAACAATATCTAGAAACACTTTATCAACTTAAGCAACTAGACCTGGATCTAGCGGGTGATTTTTTTGTGATGGCGGCGACCTTAATGTACATCAAAAGCCGTATGCTGTTACCCGCCCAAGAGAGCGCCGCGGTGGAAGAATCCGAGGAGGAGCCCTCTGACCCCAGATGGGAGTTGGTGCAGCAGCTCATTGCTTACAAGAAGATCAAGGAACGCGCAAAGGATTTGGATCAACTCATTCAATCCAAACAGGATTTCCTGCCCCGGCGTGTTGAAGAAGAACAAATACCAGCGTCCCTGCGCCCGATTAAGGATATTGACCACATGGATCTCTGGCAGGCTTTTAACAATGTACTCCACCGCCTCTCAGAAAAGATTCATATTGGGCAAATTCATGACGAGCAAGTCACCGTTGCAGAACAGATGGCCTATTTACTCAACAGGCTTAACGTACAAAAAGAAATTTATTTTTCAGAATTAATTCAAGAGGGCTTTAGTTTCATGCGTATGGTGTCGACTTTCTTGGCATTACTGGAACTCACTCGTATGAAGAAATTGTGCTTGGAGCAAGATTGCAATTTTGCGGATATATTGTGCAAAAAAATGGATCCTGATTCAAACGAAGCTTGA
- a CDS encoding 1,4-dihydroxy-2-naphthoate octaprenyltransferase, translating into MSTYTTSAQITPVKAWFFATRPKSLPATIAPVMVGSAMAFNVNMFQFLPALLCLLFAIFMQIGSNFANDYYDHKRGIDTKDRVGFKRAVASGWISAESMKWGMIFVFMLGMFFGLWLMYFGGAWLLLVGLLSLVCAVAYSAGPYPLSCIGLGDLFVLIFFGLIAVGFTFYVQAGYFAPEVFLVGAGVGLLSVNTLNVNNIRDMETDQKAGKNTIIVRFGRGFGFILYVGNYLLALGVPICLYAFGYGMAPFLCWLTLPFAFALITQLATCSSGGLYNKIFTRTAQLMLAYSFLLSIGIVISNSGQ; encoded by the coding sequence ATGTCTACATATACTACGTCTGCTCAAATAACGCCCGTAAAGGCTTGGTTTTTTGCAACACGCCCTAAATCGCTTCCGGCAACAATAGCCCCGGTAATGGTGGGGAGCGCGATGGCGTTTAACGTCAATATGTTTCAGTTTTTGCCGGCTTTGCTTTGCTTGCTATTTGCCATTTTTATGCAGATTGGCTCTAATTTTGCGAATGATTACTATGACCATAAGCGCGGGATAGACACAAAAGACCGAGTCGGTTTTAAGCGTGCAGTGGCCTCAGGCTGGATTTCCGCGGAATCTATGAAATGGGGCATGATATTCGTCTTCATGCTAGGAATGTTCTTTGGCCTCTGGTTGATGTACTTCGGGGGCGCTTGGCTACTCCTGGTTGGTTTGCTGAGTTTAGTATGTGCGGTTGCTTACTCCGCGGGCCCTTATCCGCTGTCTTGTATCGGGCTGGGGGATTTGTTTGTATTGATCTTTTTTGGGTTAATCGCAGTCGGGTTTACGTTTTATGTGCAGGCAGGCTACTTTGCGCCGGAGGTCTTTCTCGTTGGTGCCGGAGTGGGGTTGCTTTCGGTAAATACGCTCAACGTCAATAATATAAGGGACATGGAGACAGACCAGAAGGCTGGTAAAAATACTATTATTGTGCGCTTTGGGCGTGGCTTTGGCTTTATATTGTACGTAGGAAACTATCTATTGGCGCTTGGGGTGCCTATATGCCTGTACGCCTTTGGCTATGGTATGGCACCTTTCTTGTGTTGGTTAACACTACCCTTTGCGTTTGCTTTAATCACCCAATTGGCCACCTGTAGCTCCGGTGGACTGTATAATAAGATATTTACAAGGACGGCCCAGCTGATGTTGGCCTATTCCTTTTTGCTCTCCATTGGTATTGTCATCAGTAATAGCGGGCAATAA